A genomic region of Pseudomonas sp. MPC6 contains the following coding sequences:
- a CDS encoding MFS transporter: protein MTKTISTRKTWFAVATSGSGNLLEVYDFAVYAFFATTIAKLFFPNVDETTSLLQTFAAYGAGFIARPLGSYVIGRIGDRRGRKPAMLLTIICMAIGSIGIGLIPTYETIGVGAPILLVMLRCLQGFAAGGEWGTSASYIVEWSPAGRKGFFGSFQSVSSSGGALLASLVASALLLIPAEDLLDWGWRVPFVAGGLAIFAFSLFLRAHAEETPEYVNSKTEVVNPTDTKPYVLGLQAFGFTIFWTTLSYLVSAYMVTYTQNHAGLTRTEALISSNIALLLQIMLIPVAGALSDRFGRKPLLLLGCVGTATLAYPILNMMSGGATFHQVVMLQCCLSALFAMYSGPGPATICEIFPTRLRNTWMTVGYTLAVCCFGGFAPMISTWLISVTKVAASPAFLLIPAAVVSALVILKLPSSRINDFKPAARAGASY from the coding sequence ATGACTAAAACAATATCTACCAGAAAAACCTGGTTCGCCGTTGCCACTTCTGGAAGTGGAAACTTGTTGGAAGTTTACGATTTTGCAGTGTATGCATTTTTTGCTACGACCATTGCTAAGTTGTTCTTTCCAAACGTAGATGAAACAACATCCTTGTTGCAGACGTTTGCGGCTTACGGCGCTGGCTTCATCGCTAGGCCGCTCGGTAGCTACGTAATTGGTCGCATTGGTGATAGAAGAGGGCGCAAGCCCGCGATGTTGCTGACGATTATTTGCATGGCCATCGGCAGTATTGGTATTGGTTTGATTCCGACATATGAGACTATTGGTGTCGGTGCTCCGATACTGTTAGTCATGTTGAGATGCCTTCAAGGCTTCGCCGCAGGTGGCGAATGGGGCACCTCTGCTTCTTATATAGTAGAGTGGTCTCCAGCAGGTCGAAAAGGATTTTTTGGAAGTTTCCAGAGCGTCAGCTCTTCTGGAGGGGCGCTGCTGGCATCCCTGGTGGCTTCGGCACTCTTGCTAATCCCTGCTGAAGACCTGTTGGACTGGGGATGGCGAGTACCATTTGTCGCTGGCGGTCTTGCGATCTTTGCATTCAGTCTGTTCCTGAGGGCTCATGCCGAGGAAACTCCTGAGTACGTTAATAGTAAAACGGAAGTGGTAAATCCAACCGACACTAAGCCATATGTACTTGGCTTGCAGGCATTTGGCTTCACCATTTTCTGGACAACGCTGTCCTACCTGGTTTCTGCGTACATGGTAACGTACACGCAGAATCACGCAGGTCTAACCAGGACTGAAGCACTGATCTCTAGCAACATTGCACTGCTCCTTCAGATCATGCTCATTCCGGTTGCCGGCGCTCTTTCCGACCGATTCGGGCGTAAGCCGCTGCTCCTCCTGGGTTGCGTTGGCACAGCTACACTGGCTTACCCGATTCTGAACATGATGTCTGGTGGTGCAACTTTCCATCAGGTTGTCATGCTGCAGTGTTGCTTGAGCGCACTGTTTGCAATGTACTCAGGCCCTGGGCCAGCTACTATTTGTGAAATTTTCCCGACGCGCCTGCGCAACACTTGGATGACCGTGGGATACACGTTGGCAGTATGTTGCTTTGGCGGTTTCGCACCGATGATCTCGACCTGGTTAATTTCTGTAACTAAAGTTGCGGCATCCCCGGCGTTCTTGCTCATTCCTGCTGCTGTCGTGTCGGCGTTGGTAATTCTGAAGCTGCCTTCCAGCCGTATCAATGACTTTAAGCCCGCTGCTAGGGCGGGAGCATCTTACTGA
- a CDS encoding LysR family transcriptional regulator, which yields MPIKLRQIEAFRTVMREGSMVRASAAMAVTQPAISYMISGLETAVGFPLFSRQGGKLSATPEAIQLLAEVDRLYQGLESVEAVAYKIANYGNAELRILITQALSAGRIVNGIRKFAALHPGIKIDLDVEHRALITHRVNSGQADLGILSISIGLEDQSSTLFSSPIICVASPTAQISQASTVTAAQLAGVPLVGLKSNGLIRPMVDQWFREAGVTPTYTIEVGGAGTAIELARGGLGVTFVSSFSLMERADSQLQSFELEKSLKLKIGVITSSSVHPNRAAHALVQYLTQIYSESVSDACF from the coding sequence ATGCCTATTAAGTTAAGGCAAATCGAGGCATTTAGAACGGTCATGCGCGAGGGAAGCATGGTACGTGCTAGTGCGGCTATGGCCGTAACACAGCCTGCTATCAGCTACATGATTTCTGGTCTCGAAACTGCTGTTGGATTTCCTCTTTTTAGTAGGCAAGGAGGAAAGCTAAGTGCAACCCCAGAGGCAATTCAGCTGCTAGCCGAGGTCGATCGCCTCTATCAGGGACTCGAATCCGTAGAGGCAGTAGCCTATAAGATCGCGAATTATGGCAATGCAGAGTTGCGTATCCTCATTACACAAGCGTTGTCTGCTGGACGAATTGTAAATGGGATTAGAAAATTTGCAGCATTGCATCCAGGCATCAAAATTGACTTGGACGTTGAACATCGAGCGCTCATTACCCATCGAGTCAATTCAGGTCAAGCAGATCTAGGTATACTGTCCATCTCAATAGGTCTTGAAGATCAAAGTTCGACGTTGTTTAGCAGTCCAATTATCTGTGTGGCGTCACCCACAGCTCAAATTTCGCAAGCCTCGACTGTTACCGCTGCGCAGCTAGCGGGAGTCCCCCTGGTAGGGCTCAAATCGAATGGGCTCATACGGCCAATGGTCGATCAATGGTTCCGTGAGGCTGGAGTGACGCCAACTTATACGATCGAAGTCGGCGGGGCCGGCACGGCTATTGAGTTGGCTAGGGGTGGCCTCGGAGTGACGTTCGTCAGTAGCTTCAGCTTGATGGAGCGGGCGGACAGCCAGCTTCAATCATTTGAATTGGAAAAATCTCTGAAACTTAAGATTGGGGTGATCACTTCATCATCTGTACATCCAAACAGGGCAGCGCATGCGCTAGTTCAATATCTGACGCAAATATATTCGGAAAGTGTGTCGGATGCATGTTTCTGA
- a CDS encoding RraA family protein, which produces MKKFLIGDMPDPISPELEKILLEVETATVGHLLHWGFMDGEIQALGNSKRVVGTAVTLALPAQDSTLLHYVTSLLKPGHIVVIDRLGDRKHACWGGGVTQAAVTAGASAAVIDGMCTDPHEIQEHDFPVWSRGVSPITTRIYGLGGKLNTPVSCGGVAVCPGDIVICDENGVLVLSPSEVDDVIQTAFAKQGRGVENCRRIREGERLGDLSGATAIVEADA; this is translated from the coding sequence ATGAAAAAGTTCCTCATAGGCGATATGCCGGATCCGATCAGCCCTGAGCTGGAAAAAATCCTTCTTGAGGTCGAGACCGCTACTGTTGGTCATCTTCTTCACTGGGGATTCATGGATGGCGAAATCCAAGCCCTGGGTAATAGTAAGCGCGTCGTGGGTACGGCGGTAACTTTGGCGCTGCCTGCTCAAGATTCCACTTTGTTGCACTACGTCACCAGCTTGCTCAAGCCCGGCCACATTGTGGTGATTGATCGCTTGGGTGATCGTAAGCATGCCTGCTGGGGAGGAGGCGTCACGCAGGCAGCTGTGACTGCTGGGGCAAGCGCCGCAGTCATTGACGGCATGTGTACCGACCCGCATGAAATTCAAGAGCATGATTTCCCGGTCTGGAGTCGCGGCGTGTCTCCGATCACAACTCGGATTTACGGACTGGGCGGCAAGTTGAACACGCCTGTTTCCTGTGGTGGTGTGGCTGTATGCCCAGGTGACATCGTGATCTGCGATGAGAACGGAGTCCTTGTCTTGAGTCCTTCGGAAGTTGATGACGTTATACAAACGGCATTCGCTAAACAGGGTCGCGGTGTCGAGAACTGCCGACGGATCAGAGAAGGGGAAAGGCTCGGCGACTTGTCGGGAGCGACAGCGATTGTAGAAGCAGATGCGTAG
- a CDS encoding ABC transporter substrate-binding protein, with amino-acid sequence MKALGLTLRTSAVTALITLSGVSPWALAQDSARATISVSPGIADITSLDPHRASLIGDKGIVAEIFNALVRFPPGSSDPAALEADLAERWESSDDKKIWTFFLRKGVMFHGGYGELKAADVVYSLQKAADPKRSSFSANFTALEKVEALDDYTVKVTLEYPDTAFLGRVSNYHGGQIVSKAAAEKLGERYGQAPIGTGPFAFSEHITQQYVKLVANDQYFRSKPKLGAIVYRMIPSDSARELAFASDELDLMLGKREQRWVERSRARGVTVDVFEPAEFRTLFLNRNIKPLDDIKVRQAIAASINVAEIIRYAGKDVADAGCSIVPNGYQGLDCSAGPYAYDPAQAKALLASAGYPNGLKLKSVVSNAAPQLPIMEIIQAQLAKAGITLEMEVVDHATYQAKSRQDQSAIVFYGAARYPGADYWLTEFYDSASAIGAPAAMSNFGHCAVADDAIRKARVEADPQTQLDLWKKAQAQIHDDICAIPLFGLKQVWAKATSVDYGYVLHGALNLQPPVTELTTVKRGDQ; translated from the coding sequence ATGAAAGCATTAGGTTTGACCCTCCGAACGAGCGCCGTTACCGCGTTAATAACGTTGTCAGGGGTCAGCCCTTGGGCATTGGCTCAAGATAGCGCACGCGCAACGATCTCAGTCAGTCCAGGCATTGCTGATATCACCAGTCTCGACCCGCACCGTGCCTCGCTGATCGGTGATAAAGGTATCGTCGCCGAGATTTTCAATGCACTGGTGCGGTTCCCTCCAGGCAGTTCAGATCCCGCTGCGTTGGAGGCTGATCTCGCGGAGCGCTGGGAGTCCTCTGATGACAAGAAGATTTGGACTTTCTTTCTCCGCAAGGGGGTGATGTTCCATGGCGGTTATGGCGAGCTCAAGGCTGCCGATGTGGTTTACTCCCTGCAAAAGGCAGCCGACCCGAAACGCTCCAGCTTTTCAGCGAACTTCACTGCCCTTGAAAAAGTTGAAGCTCTGGATGACTACACGGTCAAGGTAACACTTGAATATCCAGATACCGCATTCCTTGGTCGAGTATCAAACTACCACGGCGGTCAGATTGTCAGTAAGGCGGCAGCCGAGAAGCTGGGCGAGCGTTATGGCCAAGCGCCGATCGGAACTGGCCCGTTCGCCTTCTCGGAGCATATCACCCAGCAGTATGTGAAATTGGTGGCCAACGATCAGTACTTTCGCAGTAAGCCGAAGCTTGGCGCGATTGTATATAGGATGATCCCTTCTGATAGCGCTCGTGAGTTGGCTTTTGCCTCCGATGAGCTTGATCTGATGCTGGGCAAGCGTGAACAGCGCTGGGTAGAGCGGAGCAGAGCCCGTGGTGTGACTGTTGACGTTTTCGAGCCTGCGGAATTCCGTACGCTCTTCCTTAACCGGAATATTAAGCCGTTAGATGATATCAAGGTTCGTCAAGCCATCGCGGCGTCAATCAATGTCGCTGAGATCATTCGCTATGCCGGTAAAGATGTAGCCGATGCCGGGTGCTCCATTGTACCTAATGGTTATCAGGGCCTCGATTGTAGTGCCGGCCCATATGCCTACGACCCTGCGCAAGCGAAAGCCTTGTTAGCTAGCGCTGGCTATCCCAATGGGTTGAAGCTGAAATCCGTGGTTTCCAACGCAGCCCCGCAATTGCCGATCATGGAGATTATCCAAGCACAACTGGCTAAGGCAGGTATCACCTTGGAAATGGAGGTCGTGGATCACGCGACTTACCAAGCCAAAAGCCGCCAGGATCAAAGCGCGATCGTGTTTTACGGCGCAGCTCGATACCCGGGCGCCGACTACTGGCTCACAGAGTTTTACGATTCGGCCTCTGCCATCGGCGCACCAGCTGCGATGTCGAATTTCGGGCACTGCGCTGTAGCTGATGATGCCATTCGCAAAGCCAGGGTAGAGGCTGATCCTCAAACTCAACTCGATTTGTGGAAGAAAGCGCAGGCTCAGATTCACGACGACATTTGCGCTATCCCTTTGTTTGGTCTCAAGCAGGTCTGGGCTAAGGCTACCAGCGTGGACTATGGGTACGTCCTCCACGGTGCTTTGAATCTGCAGCCCCCAGTAACTGAGCTCACCACGGTCAAGCGGGGTGATCAGTAA
- a CDS encoding TauD/TfdA family dioxygenase, which translates to MLTKNKITAISNGSNVCADIVGFDFNDYDAQDVAEVRKIWLQYGVVRFRDIDITDGQHIKFSHHFGEAVIHPKQLQEGAHPTQKEILVIANTTKDGKPSGALGNSEATWHTDTWFYERPPAGALLRSIALPPTGGDTYWVSMYQAYETLPSYLLNAVKGRQIFFQSVYDSAGDLRLNKQLPKTEDIREWPGIVHPLVRVHGDSGRQALYLGAKGVRGQDSWVVGLPIDESDDLVNQLWKHTLSGEIFVQKWRLGDMIMWDNRCTMHRRDSFSPEHIRIMHRTTVAGERPV; encoded by the coding sequence ATGCTGACCAAAAATAAGATCACGGCTATCTCGAATGGTAGTAATGTCTGCGCAGACATCGTAGGTTTTGACTTCAACGACTATGATGCCCAGGATGTCGCTGAAGTACGAAAAATCTGGCTCCAGTACGGAGTTGTGCGTTTCCGAGATATCGACATCACCGACGGGCAGCACATCAAGTTCTCTCACCATTTCGGCGAGGCGGTTATTCACCCGAAACAGTTGCAGGAGGGAGCTCACCCAACGCAAAAAGAAATCTTAGTCATCGCCAATACTACCAAAGACGGTAAGCCATCAGGGGCATTGGGTAACAGTGAAGCGACCTGGCACACCGATACGTGGTTCTATGAGCGTCCACCTGCTGGCGCGTTGCTGCGATCCATTGCACTTCCGCCCACTGGCGGTGACACCTATTGGGTATCGATGTATCAGGCCTACGAGACCCTGCCTTCCTATTTGCTCAATGCAGTCAAAGGCCGGCAGATTTTCTTCCAGAGCGTCTATGACTCTGCGGGCGATCTGCGTCTGAATAAACAGCTGCCAAAAACCGAAGATATCCGTGAATGGCCTGGAATTGTTCATCCGCTCGTACGCGTACATGGGGACAGCGGACGGCAGGCTCTGTATTTGGGGGCAAAGGGTGTGCGGGGGCAAGACTCCTGGGTCGTTGGTTTGCCGATTGATGAAAGCGATGATCTCGTTAACCAGTTATGGAAGCACACTCTTAGCGGCGAGATATTTGTCCAGAAGTGGCGTCTTGGTGACATGATTATGTGGGATAACCGTTGCACTATGCATCGCCGCGACTCGTTCAGCCCGGAACACATTCGAATTATGCACCGCACTACTGTTGCAGGTGAGCGTCCGGTGTAA
- a CDS encoding LysR family transcriptional regulator, which yields MDLRQIKTFVVVAEELHFGRAAIRLQIAQPAVTAQIQVLERHLGVPLLTRSTRRVQLTEAGVLFNARCIDILRDIDRTCLATQAVAGKDLSQITIGTIYPATFGVLPNFIARINQRFPDARIHIHNGNTVGIVREIERGNINLGFIRPVENIGSLRWQSIHREKYLLAIARENPLSSKSAVTPDDLRKQKIIAFSRAYKSHTDENFPEEFRKYDLNQQVIYSCNDTQAMLAMIAAGIGVGFVPEWVRSIPGQDFELRKVEGLERYIGLGLAWSVDDPTVNRDSIIELCRSLIGSDG from the coding sequence ATGGATCTACGGCAGATCAAGACATTTGTAGTTGTTGCGGAAGAACTGCATTTTGGACGAGCGGCTATCCGATTGCAGATCGCCCAACCAGCCGTGACGGCTCAAATCCAAGTGCTTGAGAGGCATCTCGGCGTACCGCTGCTCACACGCTCAACCCGTCGCGTGCAATTGACAGAAGCAGGGGTACTTTTCAATGCACGGTGCATCGACATCTTGCGTGACATCGACCGCACGTGCCTTGCTACCCAAGCGGTCGCAGGTAAAGACCTCAGTCAGATCACTATCGGTACCATTTATCCTGCGACCTTCGGTGTGCTTCCCAATTTCATCGCGCGGATCAATCAACGCTTCCCTGATGCTCGGATCCATATTCACAACGGCAATACGGTGGGCATTGTGAGGGAAATTGAGCGCGGCAACATCAATCTCGGTTTCATTCGTCCTGTTGAAAACATTGGATCTCTTCGCTGGCAGTCCATCCATCGCGAGAAATACCTATTAGCGATCGCACGCGAAAACCCTCTGAGCAGTAAGAGCGCCGTCACGCCAGACGACTTGCGTAAGCAGAAGATAATCGCGTTTTCTAGGGCATATAAATCTCACACGGATGAGAACTTTCCCGAGGAATTCCGGAAATACGATCTGAATCAGCAGGTGATTTATAGCTGTAATGACACCCAGGCGATGCTGGCAATGATAGCCGCCGGGATCGGTGTAGGATTCGTTCCAGAATGGGTTAGATCCATTCCTGGACAAGACTTTGAGCTGCGCAAGGTTGAGGGACTAGAACGATACATCGGACTGGGGCTGGCGTGGAGTGTCGATGATCCAACTGTCAATCGAGATAGCATTATTGAATTATGCCGCTCGCTGATTGGCAGTGACGGCTGA
- a CDS encoding FAD-dependent oxidoreductase, translating to MIPQFDVIIIGGGMVGAAIGYGLAGARRRILMLDGADTDYRAAKANFGLVWAHGKGMRDPDYQRLSLNAVKAWPAFASQLEEESGISLDYEQKGGLNFCLSDDEFDARAKAMDTWNRQTPELAPSAHMLDRAELLRRFPTMKLGKAVVGASFGEFDGHANPLRLLAAMHKAFMARGGQLQNNRPVTNIRRLSGGGFEVQSGDYRAQCERIVVAAGLGCAALGPMVGLNVPIRPQRGQLLVTERLAPLLPIPGSGLRQTAEGTVMIGVTQEEVGFDLATTTEGAARITRKALKILPDLAQAKLVRQWSCLRIMTPDGNPVYARSLTHPGAEIATCHSGVTLASFHANEYAKVFDAKTIPADLEIFHYGRFNLQKTS from the coding sequence ATGATTCCCCAATTTGATGTGATCATCATTGGCGGAGGCATGGTGGGGGCCGCGATCGGCTACGGCCTCGCAGGTGCTAGACGCCGTATTTTGATGCTGGATGGAGCTGACACCGATTACCGCGCCGCCAAGGCTAATTTTGGTCTGGTGTGGGCTCATGGCAAGGGGATGAGAGATCCTGACTACCAACGGTTGTCTCTCAATGCAGTTAAGGCATGGCCGGCTTTTGCGTCGCAACTTGAGGAAGAAAGCGGCATCTCGCTGGACTACGAGCAGAAGGGAGGCTTGAACTTCTGTCTGAGTGACGACGAATTCGATGCTCGGGCAAAGGCAATGGATACCTGGAACAGGCAAACACCAGAACTTGCCCCATCAGCCCACATGCTGGATCGAGCTGAACTGTTGCGTCGATTTCCGACAATGAAGCTTGGCAAGGCGGTTGTGGGTGCGAGCTTCGGCGAGTTCGATGGGCATGCGAACCCGCTTCGGTTGCTAGCCGCAATGCACAAAGCCTTTATGGCCCGTGGCGGGCAGCTGCAGAACAATCGCCCAGTCACCAACATACGACGCCTATCTGGCGGGGGCTTCGAAGTTCAGTCAGGTGACTACCGTGCCCAGTGTGAGCGAATCGTCGTTGCGGCTGGATTGGGGTGCGCAGCGCTTGGGCCAATGGTGGGACTAAACGTGCCTATCCGCCCGCAGCGGGGCCAGCTCTTGGTTACTGAGCGCCTAGCGCCGCTACTTCCAATCCCTGGGAGCGGATTGCGGCAAACGGCGGAAGGCACGGTGATGATTGGCGTTACACAGGAAGAAGTAGGTTTTGACCTCGCAACCACTACCGAAGGCGCTGCGCGGATTACTCGTAAGGCGTTGAAGATTCTTCCAGATCTTGCACAGGCCAAATTAGTTCGCCAGTGGTCTTGTCTCCGGATCATGACGCCAGATGGAAATCCTGTTTATGCGAGGTCGTTGACACACCCTGGTGCAGAGATCGCCACCTGCCATTCAGGTGTGACCTTGGCGTCCTTCCACGCCAATGAGTACGCGAAAGTCTTCGACGCAAAAACGATCCCCGCTGATTTAGAGATTTTCCATTATGGACGTTTCAATCTTCAAAAAACTTCTTGA
- a CDS encoding LysR substrate-binding domain-containing protein produces MENRITLRHLEAFRAIMVRKSVTGAAEMLEVTQPVVTRLIADLEERISLTLFTRTKGRLVPTPEAALLVKDVEQSLLSIERIANAATNIKSLKMGRLEIAASPNMALSFLPRAINSFTLAHPEAHVSMRMHSSPTVLDMVQRDQCDLGFAMFPARSTKAGNSETLVSAKMVAIVPKTHALATKRTLRPEHFEGERFISMMPLMESRMRIDSLMLSHGVKRHVNCETQTSAAILQLVEAGVGISIIDPLTACGYTGTGVKFLNFEPVIRNDYSIVISQRNSSTLILKPFIDHAKKEILNMVPAHLLIRS; encoded by the coding sequence ATGGAGAACAGGATCACCCTTCGTCACCTAGAAGCGTTCCGGGCGATCATGGTGCGAAAATCGGTTACCGGTGCTGCAGAAATGCTTGAAGTGACCCAACCAGTGGTCACGAGACTGATTGCCGATCTTGAGGAACGGATAAGCCTGACACTGTTTACAAGAACCAAGGGGCGACTGGTACCAACCCCTGAAGCGGCTCTCCTCGTCAAAGACGTTGAGCAATCATTGTTGAGCATTGAGCGTATCGCTAATGCGGCTACAAATATCAAATCTTTGAAAATGGGACGACTTGAAATAGCAGCATCGCCAAATATGGCGCTCTCGTTCCTGCCACGCGCCATTAATAGTTTCACTCTGGCTCATCCCGAGGCCCATGTCTCAATGCGTATGCATAGTTCCCCCACAGTTCTGGATATGGTGCAACGGGATCAATGCGACCTAGGCTTCGCCATGTTCCCAGCACGCTCTACCAAGGCGGGTAATAGTGAGACTCTGGTATCTGCTAAAATGGTCGCGATAGTGCCAAAAACGCACGCCCTTGCCACAAAAAGAACTTTACGACCAGAGCACTTCGAAGGCGAACGCTTCATTTCCATGATGCCTCTTATGGAATCCAGAATGCGTATAGACTCCCTGATGCTTTCTCATGGCGTGAAACGGCACGTAAACTGCGAAACGCAGACTTCTGCAGCAATTCTGCAGCTAGTCGAAGCAGGCGTGGGGATTTCAATCATCGACCCTTTAACAGCCTGTGGGTATACAGGCACAGGCGTTAAATTTCTAAACTTCGAACCGGTAATTAGAAATGATTATTCTATCGTGATCTCACAGAGAAACTCATCAACCCTGATATTGAAACCCTTCATCGACCATGCAAAAAAAGAAATCCTCAATATGGTTCCTGCCCATCTGCTCATCCGAAGCTAG
- a CDS encoding carbon-nitrogen hydrolase family protein produces MKVSLIQMNSIQDKAFNLSEADRLAREAIDRDGSRLVVFPEHFDWAGGTPEQKIAAGEPRTGGPAYEMCRKLAQDCNVYVHTGSFYESTPDGSRVYNTSVIFDPKGNELGRYRKIHLFDIVTPDGMRYGESSAVAPGTEATVVDIEGLKYGLAICYDIRFPELFQKLVALGADVIVLPAAFTLQTGKDHWDVLCRARAIETQCYFLAPGQTGPFEQSGETRYSYGHSLLCDPWGHIIAKASDGVGYVTANIEPERIAAIRMQIPLASHKVL; encoded by the coding sequence GTGAAAGTTTCTCTTATTCAAATGAATTCGATACAGGATAAGGCGTTTAATTTGTCCGAGGCAGATCGTCTTGCGCGAGAAGCGATCGATCGCGACGGGTCACGTCTGGTGGTTTTCCCGGAGCACTTTGATTGGGCTGGCGGTACGCCTGAACAAAAGATTGCAGCTGGTGAGCCTCGCACTGGTGGGCCGGCATACGAGATGTGCAGAAAGCTTGCGCAGGACTGCAACGTCTACGTTCATACCGGTAGCTTCTACGAGAGCACGCCAGACGGTAGCCGCGTTTACAACACGTCCGTCATTTTTGATCCCAAAGGCAATGAGTTGGGCCGGTACCGCAAGATCCACCTATTTGATATCGTAACTCCGGACGGTATGCGCTATGGCGAGTCCAGCGCTGTAGCGCCAGGTACCGAGGCGACGGTAGTCGATATTGAGGGTCTGAAGTACGGTTTGGCCATTTGCTACGATATCCGCTTCCCAGAGCTTTTTCAAAAGCTTGTTGCATTGGGTGCTGACGTTATCGTACTGCCTGCAGCATTCACCCTTCAAACGGGTAAAGACCACTGGGACGTACTCTGCCGCGCACGGGCTATTGAAACGCAGTGCTACTTCCTCGCTCCGGGTCAAACAGGCCCATTTGAACAGTCGGGTGAGACTCGTTACTCCTACGGCCACTCGCTTCTCTGCGATCCTTGGGGGCATATCATCGCCAAGGCGTCCGATGGTGTGGGCTATGTGACAGCAAATATCGAACCTGAGCGCATTGCAGCCATTCGCATGCAAATTCCACTTGCCTCCCACAAGGTACTTTAA
- a CDS encoding OprD family outer membrane porin → MALVTKVKKILAAFACGTLAQQGYAVGFLDDSKASISSRTLYYDGDQRSTGGVDQRQTLTGLRFDFQSGYTQGAVGLGLDLQALAGFNLSGGSSQHDASTVNTISPVKTDGSPVDNWSRIGGNARFKYSKTEIKAGNALAFNLPVLISNDGRLLPANFQGAALTSNEFDNITLTGGFLNRAIGRASSNWAGIAGGGSKGSDGFTFAGGDWNVRKNLKLQYYHAQLEDYYSQNFFGVIHSLNVGVGRSLTTDLRYFKSNSDGKNGTDSRYAMRTGYNENGEVDNTTWSLAFTYKDGGHALTLGHQQTGDQSGFATVNSSNVVDGRARPEGEGGVQSLYLYTDVMLNSFIRAGENSTFGIYSYDFAALGVPGLKAGWTYVSGKDIRGTGSTTTGRYSEWESDYRLDYVVQSGSFRGLGFTLRKGIFRTGLPASTLKDQDQVRLLVNYTYALW, encoded by the coding sequence GTGGCACTGGTGACAAAAGTAAAAAAAATACTGGCTGCTTTTGCATGCGGCACCTTGGCCCAACAAGGCTATGCAGTAGGCTTCCTTGACGATAGTAAGGCATCCATCAGTTCTCGCACGTTGTACTACGATGGGGATCAGAGGAGTACTGGTGGGGTTGATCAACGGCAAACATTGACGGGGTTAAGGTTTGACTTTCAGTCGGGGTACACCCAAGGGGCAGTAGGGCTGGGGCTTGACTTGCAAGCGCTTGCAGGCTTCAACTTGAGCGGTGGCAGCTCACAACATGATGCCTCCACAGTAAATACTATTTCCCCGGTGAAGACTGACGGCTCGCCTGTCGATAACTGGTCTAGGATCGGAGGCAACGCTCGCTTCAAATACTCCAAGACTGAAATTAAGGCTGGCAATGCGCTGGCCTTCAATCTTCCAGTACTAATTTCAAACGACGGTCGCCTGTTACCCGCGAACTTTCAGGGCGCTGCATTGACGTCAAATGAGTTCGACAATATTACTTTGACCGGCGGATTTTTGAATCGTGCTATTGGCCGCGCATCCAGCAACTGGGCAGGAATCGCTGGCGGAGGGAGTAAGGGCAGTGATGGTTTTACGTTTGCTGGAGGTGATTGGAACGTCCGAAAAAATTTAAAGCTGCAGTACTATCATGCCCAGCTGGAGGACTACTACAGCCAAAACTTTTTCGGAGTAATTCATTCGCTTAATGTTGGTGTCGGTCGATCGCTGACAACTGACTTAAGGTACTTTAAAAGCAATTCTGACGGTAAGAACGGTACGGACAGTCGCTATGCTATGCGCACCGGCTATAACGAAAATGGAGAGGTCGACAATACAACGTGGTCTCTGGCTTTCACCTACAAAGATGGTGGTCACGCGCTGACCTTGGGGCATCAGCAAACCGGTGATCAATCTGGCTTCGCAACCGTCAATAGCAGCAATGTGGTAGATGGTCGAGCTCGGCCAGAAGGTGAAGGGGGGGTTCAATCGCTGTACCTCTATACTGACGTTATGCTGAATAGTTTCATTCGCGCGGGCGAAAATTCTACATTTGGGATTTACAGCTACGATTTCGCCGCCTTAGGTGTGCCTGGCTTGAAGGCGGGATGGACATATGTAAGTGGTAAAGATATTCGCGGTACAGGCAGTACCACTACGGGTAGATACAGTGAGTGGGAAAGTGACTACCGTCTAGATTATGTTGTCCAGTCTGGATCATTCAGGGGGCTTGGCTTTACGCTCCGTAAGGGGATCTTTAGAACAGGGCTTCCGGCCTCGACGTTAAAGGATCAGGATCAAGTTCGGCTGCTCGTTAACTATACCTATGCGCTTTGGTAA